The nucleotide window CCACCAGCGACCATCTGGTCAATTTCTCGCTGGATTTCCAGATTCCGCTCGCGGTCGGCATCTCTGACGATTGGTGTCCCTACGGCGATCTTGGCGTGCCACGGCAGCCGTTCCCGGGGCACCGGGAATTTGCCACCGAACTCGTCGCGTTTGCGGCCACCAAGCACTTCGATCTCGCTGCGGTCGAGAACGTGAAGCCGGATCACGGGCTGGCGATGCCGAACGCGATCATCAATCGCGGCTCGAACGTGCCGGTGGTGCCGATCTACATCAATACCGTGATGACACCGGCGCCGACGTGTGCCCGCAGTTTCGCTTTAGGGAAAGCGGTGCGGGAGTATGTGGAGACTGCGCGTCCCGCGAACGAGCGTGTCGCAATTCTAGCGACGGGCGGGCTCTCGCACTGGATCTGCTTACCCGATTCAGGACGCGTGAATGCGGAGTGGGACCGCGCGTTAATCGAGCGGGTCGTTTCAGGCCGTGGTGCTGAACTGGCGGAACTGTCCTTCGACGCAATCATGAAGGATGGCGGGAACGGCGGACTTGAGATGGCCACGTGGGCATTCATGGCCGGCACCACTGGAGATAGCGTGGGCGAATGCGTCTATTACGAGGAAATGACGGCGTGGTGGACCGGCATGGGCGGCGTGCTCATGCATCTGGATGGGGCGTGACGATCAACCACCAACGACGCGATGTTTCCCTAACAATTTAAAGAAGGTTTGATCATGAG belongs to Pandoraea norimbergensis and includes:
- a CDS encoding DODA-type extradiol aromatic ring-opening family dioxygenase, which encodes MRRFFKNKVLAMGKIVSAAATSHTFGVADGVEAQAQRIFDGIDRIGQAIQASRPDVILIATSDHLVNFSLDFQIPLAVGISDDWCPYGDLGVPRQPFPGHREFATELVAFAATKHFDLAAVENVKPDHGLAMPNAIINRGSNVPVVPIYINTVMTPAPTCARSFALGKAVREYVETARPANERVAILATGGLSHWICLPDSGRVNAEWDRALIERVVSGRGAELAELSFDAIMKDGGNGGLEMATWAFMAGTTGDSVGECVYYEEMTAWWTGMGGVLMHLDGA